The following coding sequences lie in one Chionomys nivalis chromosome 8, mChiNiv1.1, whole genome shotgun sequence genomic window:
- the LOC130879301 gene encoding 60S ribosomal protein L11-like — protein sequence MGNRYTVRSFGIKRNEKIAVHCTVRGAKAEEILEKGLKVREYEMWKNNFSDTGNFGFGIQEHIDLGIKYDPSIGIYGLDFYVVLGRPGFSIADKKRRTGWIGAKHRISKEEVMHWFQQKYNGIILPGK from the coding sequence GAAATAGGTACACTGTGAGGTCCTTTGGcatcaagagaaatgaaaagattgcTGTTCATTGTACTGTCCGTGGAGCCAAGGCAGAAGAAATTCTGGAGAAAGGCCTGAAGGTGCGGGAGTATGAGATGTGGAAAAATAACTTCTCGGATACTGGGAACTTTGGCTTTGGTATTCAAGAACACATTGACCTGGGCATCAAATATGACCCAAGCATTGGGATCTATGGGCTGGACTTCTACGTGGTGCTGGGCAGGCCAGGTTTCAGCATTGCAGACAAGAAGCGCAGGACAGGCTGGATTGGGGCCAAACACAGAATCAGCAAAGAGGAAGTCATGCACTGGTTCCAGCAGAAGTACAATGGGATCATCCTTCCTGGCAAATAA